The Saccharomyces paradoxus chromosome XV, complete sequence DNA window atattatttgttttctaaATAAGCCTCGTAACCGATAGTTTCTAATTTCTGTGCTTTAACGAGaacttcttcctcttgttttaataaaaattgTTCCATCTTCGTTGTGTAACTTGAATCATAGGCACCAAGTAGTCTGACAGCCAACAGTGCGGCATTCGTACTATTATTAATAGCAACAGTAGCTACTGGAACGCCTCTAGGCATTTGCACGATTGAATGTAATGAATCAACTCCATCTAGACAAGATCCTTTAACAGGTACACCGATAACGGGTAGTGGTGTCATTGCGGCCACCATACCTGGCAAATGAGCAGCGCCACCGGCACCCGCGATAATCGTCTTGATACCACGCTTGCTTGCAGAAATAGCATATGCAGACATCCTGTGTGGAGTTCTATGAGCAGAGACGATTGTCACTTCAAATGGAACACCAAAATCTTTCAGAACTGCACATGCGGCAGACATCACCGGCAAGTCAGAGTCTGATCCCATGATGATGCCAACCAATGGTTTGACCATTGCTTCCAAGTCCAACTTTTGAGCGACAGATATTTTGATTGGAATATCAGTTCTACCTGTAATATAGTTCAGCCTTTGTTCACATTCATCCATACTCGAGGTAATAATGTTTATGTGACCAACTTTTCTGTTAGGTCTAGACTCTTTTCCGTATAAATACACAGAGGAACCTGGGGTAGCCAATGCTCTTTCGCAAGTTTCTagttctttatcttttgtATGTTTGTCTCCAAGAACATTTAGCATAATGGCGTTTGTTGTAATAGTTGAGAAAGATGTAAAATTCTTTGGCATTGGCAAGTCTAATATTGATCTCAAATGAGCTTCGAATTGAGAAGTTACGCAAGCATCAATAGTGTAATGTCCAGAGTTGTGGGGTCTTGGAGCAATTTCGTTGATAAGTAGTTCTCCAGTTTCTAAATAGAACATCTCCACACCAAATATACCACAACCGGGGAAAGATTTGATTGCGTTTTCTGCCAACAGCTTTGCCTTGAGTTGGACGGAGTCTGGAACCCTAGCGGGTGCGTAACATAAGTCACAGATATTATCCTTGTGAATAGTTTCAACAATTGGGTAAGAAAACACCAAACCGTCGACAGATCTCACAATCATGACTGCTAATTCTTTAGTAAATGGTGCCCATTTTTCAGCGTATAAAGGGCGATCCTTCAGTACTTGCAAAGCTTCCGAAATCATTTCCTTATTCTTTACAACAAAGTTACCTCTCCCATCGTACGCCAAAGTCCTCGACTTTAGGACGAATGGAAACCCCAAATCATTTCCAACATTCAATAGTGACGTCTCGTTGGCTTGTTCTACAGGAACGCTCTTGGTAACTGCTATACCATTCTTGATTAAATGCTCTTTTTGAACATATTTGTCTTGTATCAATCCAATTGTTTCTGGAGAAGggtaaattttcaatttgggGTGTTTTACCTGAAGATTCTTTAATGTAGGAACATCCACATGCTCAATCTCAATCGTTAGCACATCACATTTTTCAGctagtttttcaatatcaagaggatttgaaaaggagCCATTAACGTGATCATTGGAGTTGGTTATTTGTTTGGCAGGAGAATTTTCAGCATCTAATATTACCGTCTTGATGTTGAGCCTGTTAGCTGCCTCAACAATCATACGTCCCAATTGTCCCCCTCCTAATATACCAACTGTTCTAGAATCCAtacttgaattttttaccACGGTTTCTTGATTCCTTGATTGTTTCAATATGATATGCCTAAAAGAGCGGTCAAACAAATTTATTCACCAATTTATACATGAAATGATCTATAATATCGTCCATCTGGTCCTTAATAAAAGGTTAGCAGGAGTCAATCATGCACCATTACCCGGATCTTAGCCATTCAACAGGAGTCATCTGTTAAAATAGCCATAATAGTACGTCTTGACATAAAAGCTAATCTTATTTGAAAGATATTGAGATTTTAGCGTTCCAGAACCCTTAGCTCCTCATTACTCTTcaataattcttcaattttcatctgtctttttaattttttgtcaAACGTTTTATTTACTAACCATGGGAAAGGTCATTTCTATACAAAAAGGTAAAATTATTCTCTAGTTTTGGATTACTGGGTGTAGTCAACTTATTAAAAGGTTGTGATTCGAGCAtagaactttttttaaaagaaagtgGCCAAAACCATGAGATATATATTACACTTAGTGCTTATGGGAAATTAAGATAATGTACTATATACTAGATTAAACACTAGTCAATTTATAATTAAATTAAAATGCAAAATAGTAATGTGAGAAGACAAAATTGAGGCAAAATACCTAATCTATAAACATGAATGCTGTGCCTTAAGTAATATCTCGATCACAACTAGGCACCGTCAGCCTTTCTTTGAGTGGATTCTAATTTGGATTCCTGTTGTTCGCTAATTTGCTTCAGGTCATTTGACATTTTTGTTCCATTTGAAGATAAGGGAATGAATGATGATACAATGGTAGAGGGGGCGTTGCTTGAATCTCTGCTGTCAGGATCTCCATTTTCACAAATAAAGTGCCTTTTCGATTCTAGGTAGGCCTCTCGGAATTGATTGTGGAGatatttcttcaagaaGATCCTACCTAGGGGATGACATTCTAACCTATAGAGCAATTTCGTAATGGCATAGCTGATTTTTGACGCCCTCCTTTCTAATAGAGGAGATGCCCTTAGTTTGGGTGAGATGACCGAGGATGCGTTTGTAAATTCAGAATATTTAAAGTTTTTAGAGCCCTGACCATTACTTCCCAGAATCCTTATATTAGGGCGTGTACTCAATTGTAAAAACTGTCTCAACGAAGAAGATTGAGCCATTCTAGTCAAATACGTCCTTTTCCTGGACAGAGATTTTGTAGAGGGCAAATCCTGCCCGCTGTCCTTTACAATAAATGTGAGGAAAAGCGCCAATATATCAAAACTGTAAATTTGGGTAAAGAGATCTATTGCTGATAATACAACGCAGTGGGGATCCCTTTCGATGCCCATGTAGCTGTTAAAGTTGTCAAACCCCTGATGCacttctctttcaaaactCCACCtagaaaaattatcagCCTGCAGCTCAGCTGTAGGTAATATTTTGGACGGAGAATAGTTTAAACAAGCgtttaaaaacttttcaacATTCGTCCTGCTTATCGATACCATCCGAAACAATTCCTTAACAATTTCCAATATTTGACTTAATTGGGAATATGTTTGCTCTGTGGAAAGTAACTGGCATGTGTTTCCTAGGCTAAATAAACAATTATCCAAGTTAGATAACAATTCAATACTATGCAATGTAAAATAGTCAAAAAACTCcggaaaaatgaaaaggtCTTTGTAGAACATAATGTATTCATCTTTTAGCGCTATATCAGGTGAAATTTCTCGCCTCTTCAAAGTGTCTAAAAGATTTTCCAGTTGGAGAACGTTCAGCCTTCTCAATACACTCATGATAGTATCATAATCATGATATTCATCAATAAGGAGAGAAAAGAGCTTCTGGCCCAAGTTCACTTGGCTTTCGTTAACTACATTAGTTGAAAAATGAGGCCTattaaagattttttttagaggATTAGGTTCAGTCTTCTGTTCTGCCTCTGTATCtagcttttctttttctggTCTATTATTCTCATAAAAAACTCCCTCGTCCACATCATAGTAATAATCCCAGATATCTAACTGATATCGGAAAATTGGATTGGCCGTCCCAATAATCGCAAAGCATCCGATAGAATCAGTATCTGATGTTACATTTGCTCGTAAGCTGTCAACAAGGGATATATCCATATAGGGAAAAATCAACGCTGTATTCCCTTTGAAATAGGACTGTGGGTCGCTAGCGTAAGTTGCCGTTATGTTGGCTAATGATAAAATGAAAGCACAGAGGTCTTCTTTACTTAGTTTAGTTGAATTGATGACTAATTTCCATGCATTGAGTTTCGGGCCTGCTTTAAGAAGGTAAGGAATGAATATATCcaacaatttcaaaactaaTTCATTATAATCGTTCTCAATATAAATAGGCTCTCTTTTGATCATATCAAATTGCAACGGGATttttaacaaaaatggCGGGAGCGTCTTTGGCTGAAACCTTGTAAAGTGATATTGAATGAATTGGTCATGGAAAGTCACATTGTTACCATACTTGTCCTTAATGTCAAATCCATCTATGCAAAATAGTTTCTTTAAAGTCGAATTTGggtcaaaaaaaactttggTAATGATAGATTCGTCATGGATAGAGTGTAGCACATCTTGTATGCTACTTTTGGAATGTATATCATTAATCAATGAAAGGTCAATACTGTTTAGCATTCTAAAGCAATCAAGCAGTACATCTGTAGCAGCATCTTGAGTCGGCGCCTTCATGTACAAATCTAATACTAATACAataatgtttttgaatgcAAAGAAGGTTTTCAATGGTGTGCCGATGGCAATTGATTTGATTACAGCTCCTCTATCGTTTGTGGTGTCCAAAACTGTGTTAGCCACatttatgaaaaataaaggttCATTATCTATGGCTTTCCGATTATTCTGAAATTCCTGGgattcaaattcatcattttccaaaacaaTAGTATATCTATTGTTTCTTGCGTCCTGATAGTTTTCGGCATCGTAATATATGCTATTGCTAACGCTGCTATCTGAGTGTTCCCGATGATGCAGATTGAAACTGAAACGAGGGTGTTTTGGTACGGGAAAGAGTTGATAATTTTGAGTAAACTTATTATAATAAAGGGTAAACACTGTAACGTCTTGTTTGCCGGGATTTCGTTCTATACTACTTGGAATCATTAAACTTGCCAAGTTCATAGACACCGACGTATTACCGTTGCATTCCTCGTATGGGGA harbors:
- the ADE2 gene encoding phosphoribosylaminoimidazole carboxylase ADE2 (Phosphoribosylaminoimidazole carboxylase~similar to YOR128C), with translation MDSRTVGILGGGQLGRMIVEAANRLNIKTVILDAENSPAKQITNSNDHVNGSFSNPLDIEKLAEKCDVLTIEIEHVDVPTLKNLQVKHPKLKIYPSPETIGLIQDKYVQKEHLIKNGIAVTKSVPVEQANETSLLNVGNDLGFPFVLKSRTLAYDGRGNFVVKNKEMISEALQVLKDRPLYAEKWAPFTKELAVMIVRSVDGLVFSYPIVETIHKDNICDLCYAPARVPDSVQLKAKLLAENAIKSFPGCGIFGVEMFYLETGELLINEIAPRPHNSGHYTIDACVTSQFEAHLRSILDLPMPKNFTSFSTITTNAIMLNVLGDKHTKDKELETCERALATPGSSVYLYGKESRPNRKVGHINIITSSMDECEQRLNYITGRTDIPIKISVAQKLDLEAMVKPLVGIIMGSDSDLPVMSAACAVLKDFGVPFEVTIVSAHRTPHRMSAYAISASKRGIKTIIAGAGGAAHLPGMVAAMTPLPVIGVPVKGSCLDGVDSLHSIVQMPRGVPVATVAINNSTNAALLAVRLLGAYDSSYTTKMEQFLLKQEEEVLVKAQKLETIGYEAYLENK
- the AFI1 gene encoding Afi1p (Arf3p polarization-specific docking factor~similar to YOR129C); translation: MLRREPNSSSSSNRWIENGSFPFEKPNVSYIVSAEFDNKLGPIVKHQYPKSIPGFSQSPYEECNGNTSVSMNLASLMIPSSIERNPGKQDVTVFTLYYNKFTQNYQLFPVPKHPRFSFNLHHREHSDSSVSNSIYYDAENYQDARNNRYTIVLENDEFESQEFQNNRKAIDNEPLFFINVANTVLDTTNDRGAVIKSIAIGTPLKTFFAFKNIIVLVLDLYMKAPTQDAATDVLLDCFRMLNSIDLSLINDIHSKSSIQDVLHSIHDESIITKVFFDPNSTLKKLFCIDGFDIKDKYGNNVTFHDQFIQYHFTRFQPKTLPPFLLKIPLQFDMIKREPIYIENDYNELVLKLLDIFIPYLLKAGPKLNAWKLVINSTKLSKEDLCAFILSLANITATYASDPQSYFKGNTALIFPYMDISLVDSLRANVTSDTDSIGCFAIIGTANPIFRYQLDIWDYYYDVDEGVFYENNRPEKEKLDTEAEQKTEPNPLKKIFNRPHFSTNVVNESQVNLGQKLFSLLIDEYHDYDTIMSVLRRLNVLQLENLLDTLKRREISPDIALKDEYIMFYKDLFIFPEFFDYFTLHSIELLSNLDNCLFSLGNTCQLLSTEQTYSQLSQILEIVKELFRMVSISRTNVEKFLNACLNYSPSKILPTAELQADNFSRWSFEREVHQGFDNFNSYMGIERDPHCVVLSAIDLFTQIYSFDILALFLTFIVKDSGQDLPSTKSLSRKRTYLTRMAQSSSLRQFLQLSTRPNIRILGSNGQGSKNFKYSEFTNASSVISPKLRASPLLERRASKISYAITKLLYRLECHPLGRIFLKKYLHNQFREAYLESKRHFICENGDPDSRDSSNAPSTIVSSFIPLSSNGTKMSNDLKQISEQQESKLESTQRKADGA